TCGCATCGATTGCAGCTTCTGCAGCCATTAATGCAGCCATATTGTTTTCAGCCATAATGAAGAAGTTACCTCCTGCAACTCCTTTTCTAATTCCAAGTTTGCTTTCAATGAGGAAGTCTCCACCCATGATTGGAACTGAGTAAAGTGTTTTTCCGCATTCTTCGCATTTTACTTTTTTCTCGTATCCGTCACCGAAGTATTTTAATTTGAAACCAACTTTCAATTCTTCTGTAGCATCTTCGCCCATTGCGTTGAATACTGCGGTTGTTGGAGCAGTTAATACACACTGTCCGATTCTTTCTAATAATTGGTGTTCTAATTCTGCTTTTTTAGGGTGGCAGATTTCAATGATGTATCCTGGTCTTCCGTCAGGTGTTTCTGCAGGGGATACGTATTTTTCAATACCTGCTTCAGCTGGGCACATGATAACTGAGCATGCAAATCCTGTTGCTTCAGTTGCAGCCGCTTTTGCTAATCTTTCTGTTGCTGCTGTGATCAATACTCTTGAAACCCAGATAGGGAATCCTTCTGCGAATGTATCTTCAATTACTACACCGTTTAGTTCCATGTTATTCCTCCGTACTTCTTATATAGACAGAAAAAATATGAAAAAACTATTATTAATATTTTTTTATTTGATTTTGGAAAATAAGGGCATTAATAGCCTTTAAAAAGAAAATAACAGTTAATAATTCCCAATTTTTTATAAAAAAGCCTTTTAGTCAATATTCAAAAATCCCCTTCCAACGATATGCGAGATTCTAAGGCATTCTGGAATTAATTTTAGAATTTAAATTTATTCATCTAAAACACTAATATTAAATGGCCCAAAAGGGCTCTTTAAATGATATTTACTATTACTATTTACTTCATTTACTTTTTAGCTTTTCAATTTCTTCCTCAACTTCTTCTGCACCTCCGGCATAGAATTTTTCTTCATCTGGGCTAAGCTCTTTTAAAAGTCTTAAGAACTCTCCAGCGTGTACTCTTTCCTCGTCAGCTATATCCTTTAAGACCTCGATAGCAAGTTCGTTATCAGTTGATTCTGCTAACTGCATATAGAGCTGTATTGCTTCATATTCGGCCGCGATCATAAAACGTATAGAACGAATTAATTCCTCATCAGTTAATTTTCTGTCTTTTGCAACCCCTGCAAATGGATGTCCAAAATCTGGCATAAAAAACCCTCCTTCTTTTCTTATATTTTAATAATTTTCTTTTTTTACTTAAAAATAACTTTGGGAATATTTACATATTAGACATACTTCATGTGCTTTTTTGCCCACTATAAAAAAAGCCTTTTAGTCAATATTCAAAAATCCTCTTCCAACAATATGCGAGATTCTAAGGCATTCTGGAATTTTACTTCTAAGCCTTGTTTTTTTAATTATTTTGCACGCATCTTCAAAATTTATT
This Methanococcus maripaludis C5 DNA region includes the following protein-coding sequences:
- a CDS encoding ferritin family protein, which encodes MPDFGHPFAGVAKDRKLTDEELIRSIRFMIAAEYEAIQLYMQLAESTDNELAIEVLKDIADEERVHAGEFLRLLKELSPDEEKFYAGGAEEVEEEIEKLKSK
- the fhcD gene encoding formylmethanofuran--tetrahydromethanopterin N-formyltransferase; the encoded protein is MELNGVVIEDTFAEGFPIWVSRVLITAATERLAKAAATEATGFACSVIMCPAEAGIEKYVSPAETPDGRPGYIIEICHPKKAELEHQLLERIGQCVLTAPTTAVFNAMGEDATEELKVGFKLKYFGDGYEKKVKCEECGKTLYSVPIMGGDFLIESKLGIRKGVAGGNFFIMAENNMAALMAAEAAIDAINAVEKTITPFTGGIVASGSKVGYTNPKYSFMAATTNEKMCPTLKDTVEGSEIPADVNGVYEIVIDGIDEASVAAAMKAGIKAAVTIPDVKKITAGNYGGKLGPFQIKLQELF